A section of the Streptomyces sp. V3I8 genome encodes:
- a CDS encoding DUF3499 domain-containing protein, with protein sequence MGRRGPFKSAVPSNIVSPVRRCSRTACGRPAVATLTYVYADSTAVLGPLATYAEPHCYDLCAEHSERLTAPRGWEVVRLADASAPSRPTGDDLEALANAVREAARPPERSARANGGARGADPTDVPRRGHLRVLRSPDS encoded by the coding sequence GTGGGTCGTCGCGGCCCGTTCAAGAGTGCGGTACCGTCCAACATCGTGAGCCCTGTACGTCGCTGTTCGCGCACCGCTTGCGGCCGTCCCGCCGTAGCGACGCTGACGTACGTCTACGCCGACTCGACCGCGGTCCTCGGCCCGCTCGCCACCTACGCCGAACCCCACTGCTACGACCTGTGCGCCGAGCACTCCGAGCGCCTCACCGCCCCGCGCGGCTGGGAGGTCGTCAGGCTCGCCGACGCCTCCGCCCCCTCCCGCCCCACCGGCGACGACCTCGAAGCACTCGCCAACGCGGTCCGCGAGGCGGCCCGCCCGCCGGAGCGTTCGGCGCGGGCGAACGGCGGCGCCCGCGGCGCGGACCCGACGGATGTGCCCCGCCGCGGCCACCTGCGGGTCCTGCGCTCCCCGGACTCCTGA
- a CDS encoding metallopeptidase family protein, with translation MDNPVPPPPAEPRPRRRDRHGRGMRGPVAPPQVPLSASRGEVFADLVQDSVERLERRWPQLTEIEFMVLEVPRFGPAGDDGWGDEAVPLGGTTPAHEDRPARVVVYRRPVEIRTKGRDERAALVHEVVVEQVAELLGLTPETVDPRYGED, from the coding sequence ATGGACAACCCCGTACCGCCCCCTCCCGCCGAGCCCAGGCCCCGCCGTCGTGACCGACACGGGCGGGGCATGCGTGGACCGGTGGCACCGCCCCAGGTGCCCCTCTCGGCCAGCCGCGGCGAAGTCTTCGCCGATCTGGTGCAGGACTCCGTGGAACGGCTGGAGCGGCGGTGGCCGCAGCTCACCGAGATCGAGTTCATGGTGCTGGAGGTGCCCCGGTTCGGTCCCGCCGGCGACGACGGCTGGGGCGACGAGGCGGTGCCGCTGGGCGGCACGACCCCGGCGCACGAGGACCGGCCCGCGCGGGTCGTCGTCTACCGGCGTCCCGTGGAGATCCGTACCAAGGGACGCGACGAGCGGGCCGCGCTGGTGCACGAGGTCGTGGTGGAACAGGTCGCCGAGCTGCTGGGGCTGACCCCCGAGACCGTCGATCCCCGGTACGGCGAGGACTGA
- a CDS encoding RDD family protein, with product MSELVTGEAVALELRPAKLPSRVLAVVLDLTVAVIAYVVVLVVLVLSTAALDEAAQAAVSIAAFLLLLVGGPIAVETLTHGRSLGKLACGLRVVRDDGGPIRFRHALVRGAVGVVEILMTFGVVACVASLVSARGRRLGDVFAGTLVVRERIPAGRTSFVPPPPPWLSGRFAELDLSAVPDGLWLAVRQYLTRMQQLDPQVGWAMAQRLAADVAERTGTRPPPGVPPAAFLAAVMQERQAREARRAFGGGAAGGQGGYPGGGRPGAPYGAVQPQGPAYGPVPRNPAPGPFQAPSQPPFETPVHAPAHPVASPPAIPAMPPAAPATVPVPPVVRDAGAERPSTGFAPPA from the coding sequence GTGAGCGAGCTTGTGACGGGCGAGGCGGTGGCGTTGGAGCTGCGGCCCGCGAAACTGCCGAGCCGGGTACTGGCCGTGGTGCTGGACCTGACGGTGGCGGTGATCGCGTATGTCGTGGTGCTGGTCGTCCTGGTGCTGTCGACGGCCGCTCTCGACGAGGCCGCGCAGGCTGCCGTGTCGATCGCCGCGTTCCTCCTGCTGCTGGTCGGCGGGCCGATCGCGGTGGAGACGCTCACCCACGGGCGTTCGCTCGGAAAGCTGGCGTGCGGGCTGCGGGTGGTGCGGGACGACGGCGGGCCCATCCGGTTCCGGCACGCGCTGGTGCGCGGGGCGGTCGGGGTCGTGGAGATCCTGATGACGTTCGGCGTCGTGGCGTGCGTCGCGTCGCTCGTGTCGGCGCGGGGACGGCGGCTCGGTGACGTGTTCGCCGGGACCCTGGTCGTACGGGAACGGATACCCGCCGGGCGTACGTCGTTCGTTCCCCCGCCGCCGCCGTGGCTCTCGGGGCGGTTCGCCGAGCTCGACCTGTCCGCTGTGCCGGACGGGCTGTGGCTGGCCGTCCGGCAGTATCTGACGCGGATGCAGCAGTTGGATCCGCAGGTCGGCTGGGCGATGGCGCAGCGGCTCGCGGCCGATGTCGCCGAACGCACCGGGACCCGGCCGCCGCCCGGTGTTCCGCCGGCGGCCTTTCTGGCGGCCGTGATGCAGGAACGGCAGGCGCGCGAGGCCCGGCGGGCGTTCGGCGGCGGGGCCGCCGGCGGTCAGGGCGGGTATCCGGGCGGGGGCCGTCCCGGTGCGCCGTACGGCGCGGTTCAGCCGCAGGGTCCGGCGTACGGGCCTGTCCCCCGGAATCCGGCCCCGGGGCCGTTCCAGGCACCGTCCCAGCCGCCGTTCGAGACGCCGGTCCACGCTCCGGCCCACCCGGTGGCTTCCCCTCCCGCAATACCCGCGATGCCTCCCGCCGCCCCTGCCACCGTGCCGGTCCCGCCGGTCGTGCGGGATGCCGGCGCGGAGCGTCCCTCCACCGGGTTCGCGCCGCCCGCCTGA
- the ahcY gene encoding adenosylhomocysteinase, whose protein sequence is MTTVANRQDFKVADLSLADFGRKEITLAEHEMPGLMSIRREYAEAQPLAGARVTGSLHMTVQTAVLIETLAALGAEVRWASCNIFSTQDHAAAAIAVGPDGTPDNPQGIPVFAWKGETLEEYWWCTEQALTWPNSPTGGPNMILDDGGDATMLVHNGVQYEKDGKVPSADTAENEEHRVVLELLNRTISGGSQKWTRLASEIRGVTEETTTGVHRLYEMQREGTLLFPAINVNDAVTKSKFDNKYGCRHSLIDGINRATDVLIGGKTAVVFGYGDVGKGCAESLRGQGARVIVTEIDPICALQAAMDGYQVTTLDEVVDKADIFVTTTGNKDIIMASDMAKMKHQAIVGNIGHFDNEIDMAGLAKIPGIVKDEVKPQVHTWKFPDGKVLIVLSEGRLLNLGNATGHPSFVMSNSFADQTLAQIELFTKPEEYPTGVYVLPKHLDEKVARLHLDALGVKLTTLRPEQASYIGVEVEGPYKSDQYRY, encoded by the coding sequence ATGACCACTGTCGCCAACCGACAGGACTTCAAGGTCGCCGACCTTTCCCTGGCCGACTTCGGCCGCAAGGAGATCACGCTCGCCGAGCACGAGATGCCCGGCCTGATGTCGATCCGCAGGGAGTACGCCGAGGCGCAGCCCCTCGCCGGCGCCCGCGTCACCGGCTCGCTGCACATGACCGTGCAGACCGCCGTCCTCATCGAGACCCTGGCCGCCCTGGGCGCCGAGGTCCGCTGGGCCTCCTGCAACATCTTCTCCACCCAGGACCACGCGGCCGCCGCCATCGCGGTCGGCCCGGACGGTACGCCGGACAACCCCCAGGGCATCCCGGTCTTCGCCTGGAAGGGCGAGACCCTGGAGGAGTACTGGTGGTGCACGGAGCAGGCGCTGACCTGGCCGAACAGCCCCACCGGCGGCCCGAACATGATCCTGGACGACGGCGGCGACGCCACGATGCTCGTCCACAACGGCGTCCAGTACGAGAAGGACGGCAAGGTCCCGTCCGCCGACACCGCCGAGAACGAAGAGCACCGGGTGGTCCTGGAGCTCCTCAACCGCACCATCTCGGGCGGCTCGCAGAAGTGGACCCGGCTCGCCTCGGAGATCCGCGGCGTGACCGAGGAGACCACGACCGGCGTCCACCGCCTGTACGAGATGCAGCGCGAGGGCACCCTCCTGTTCCCGGCGATCAACGTGAACGACGCCGTCACCAAGTCGAAGTTCGACAACAAGTACGGCTGCCGCCACTCCCTGATCGACGGCATCAACCGCGCCACCGACGTCCTGATCGGCGGCAAGACCGCCGTCGTCTTCGGCTACGGCGACGTGGGCAAGGGCTGCGCGGAGTCCCTGCGCGGCCAGGGCGCCCGCGTGATCGTCACCGAGATCGACCCGATCTGCGCGCTGCAGGCGGCGATGGACGGCTACCAGGTCACGACCCTCGACGAGGTCGTCGACAAGGCCGACATCTTCGTCACCACGACCGGCAACAAGGACATCATCATGGCCTCGGACATGGCCAAGATGAAGCACCAGGCGATCGTGGGCAACATCGGCCACTTCGACAACGAGATCGACATGGCCGGCCTCGCGAAGATCCCCGGCATCGTCAAGGACGAGGTCAAGCCGCAGGTCCACACCTGGAAGTTCCCCGACGGCAAGGTCCTCATCGTCCTCTCCGAGGGCCGCCTGCTGAACCTGGGCAACGCGACCGGTCACCCGTCGTTCGTGATGTCCAACTCGTTCGCGGACCAGACGCTGGCCCAGATCGAGCTGTTCACCAAGCCCGAGGAGTACCCGACCGGCGTCTACGTGCTGCCCAAGCACCTCGACGAGAAGGTCGCCCGCCTCCACCTGGACGCGCTCGGCGTGAAGCTCACGACGCTCCGCCCCGAGCAGGCCTCGTACATCGGTGTCGAGGTCGAGGGCCCGTACAAGTCGGACCAGTACCGCTACTGA
- a CDS encoding Trm112 family protein, which yields MPLEAGLLEILACPACHAPLKEQEAELICTGQDCGLAYPVRDGIPVLLVDEARRPA from the coding sequence ATGCCGCTAGAAGCCGGCCTCCTGGAGATCCTCGCCTGCCCGGCCTGCCACGCCCCCCTCAAGGAGCAGGAGGCCGAACTGATCTGCACCGGCCAGGACTGCGGCCTGGCCTATCCCGTCCGCGACGGCATCCCGGTCCTCCTCGTGGACGAGGCCCGCCGCCCCGCGTAG
- the manA gene encoding mannose-6-phosphate isomerase, class I: MDRLDNTVRPYAWGSTTAIARLLGTEPTGEPQAEMWMGAHPGAPSLTPRGPLTEVIDAAPERELGTGAVARFGPRLPFLLKILAAGAPLSLQVHPDLTQAREGYEDEERRGVPVDAPHRNYKDANHKPELICALTEFDGLCGFRAPLEAAELLSALGVDSLKPYVDLLHARPEEAALREVLTAVLTADPELMATTVTEAAAACARLGGAHAPYAAIAHHYPGDPGVIAAMLLNHVRLQPGEALFLGAGVPHAYLNGLGVEIMANSDNVLRCGLTPKHVDVPELLRIVRFEAGDPGVLRPEAAPDGEEVYATPIDEFRLSRYVLPEGGPAHDLTRPTPQILLCTTGSVRAGDQVLAPGGSVFVPAGEKAEVSGSGTIFRATVVV; this comes from the coding sequence ATGGACCGCCTCGACAACACCGTCCGTCCCTACGCCTGGGGCTCCACCACGGCCATTGCGCGGCTCCTCGGCACCGAGCCGACCGGCGAACCGCAGGCCGAGATGTGGATGGGCGCCCACCCGGGCGCGCCCTCGCTCACCCCCCGCGGCCCCCTCACCGAGGTGATCGACGCGGCCCCCGAGCGCGAACTGGGCACCGGGGCGGTCGCCAGGTTCGGCCCGCGCCTCCCGTTCCTGCTGAAGATCCTCGCCGCGGGCGCCCCCCTCTCCCTCCAGGTCCACCCCGACCTGACCCAGGCCAGGGAGGGGTACGAGGACGAGGAGCGCCGCGGCGTCCCGGTCGACGCACCGCACCGCAACTACAAGGACGCCAACCACAAGCCCGAACTGATCTGCGCGCTCACCGAGTTCGACGGCCTGTGCGGATTCCGCGCCCCGCTGGAGGCCGCCGAGCTGCTCTCGGCCCTCGGGGTCGACTCCCTGAAGCCGTACGTCGACCTGCTGCACGCCCGCCCGGAAGAGGCCGCGCTGCGCGAGGTGCTGACCGCAGTACTTACTGCGGACCCCGAGCTGATGGCGACCACGGTCACCGAGGCCGCCGCGGCCTGCGCCCGGCTCGGCGGCGCCCACGCCCCCTACGCCGCGATCGCCCACCACTACCCCGGCGACCCGGGTGTCATCGCCGCGATGCTCCTCAACCACGTACGACTGCAGCCCGGTGAGGCCCTGTTCCTCGGCGCCGGCGTCCCGCACGCGTACCTGAACGGCCTCGGCGTCGAGATCATGGCCAACTCCGACAACGTGCTGCGCTGCGGACTCACCCCCAAGCACGTCGACGTCCCCGAACTCCTGCGGATCGTCCGCTTCGAGGCCGGCGACCCGGGCGTACTGCGCCCCGAGGCCGCCCCGGACGGCGAAGAGGTCTACGCGACCCCCATCGACGAGTTCCGCCTCTCCCGGTACGTGCTCCCGGAGGGCGGCCCCGCCCACGACCTCACCCGCCCCACCCCGCAGATCCTGCTGTGCACCACGGGCTCCGTACGGGCCGGTGACCAGGTCCTCGCCCCCGGCGGATCCGTCTTCGTACCGGCGGGCGAGAAGGCGGAAGTCTCCGGAAGCGGAACGATTTTCCGCGCCACGGTCGTGGTCTGA
- a CDS encoding SIS domain-containing protein has protein sequence MFDESLLDDQEALARADRRELLRGAAEAGARVRTAARHATEAGIAELKPDGRPRAILTAGPGLAATCVADLLGTLAGAACPVTRLTPRGVAPAAGALLWELPGWAGPVDLLLIATPDGSEPGLSLLVEQAYRRGLTVVAVCPPRAPLTDTVAGAHGLSVPMATAPYEPQAPAAASAPGSLWALLTPLLALLDRTGLLAAPPDALQKVADRLDRVAERCGPAIATYSNPAKTLASELAEALPVIWTEGDSAGPAGRRFVAALAELAGRPALTAELPEALAAHSVLLAGTLAAGADPDDFFRDRVEDAQVLHARVVLLRDRPAGGRTAAPAARELALGHDTPISELEPEEGDDLVTLAELIATTDFAAVYLALASTA, from the coding sequence ATGTTCGACGAATCACTCCTCGACGACCAAGAGGCGCTGGCCCGCGCGGACCGGCGGGAACTGCTCCGCGGCGCCGCCGAGGCCGGCGCCCGCGTACGCACCGCCGCCCGGCACGCCACCGAGGCCGGGATCGCCGAGCTCAAGCCCGACGGCCGCCCGCGCGCCATCCTGACCGCGGGCCCCGGCCTGGCCGCCACCTGCGTCGCCGACCTGCTCGGCACGCTCGCCGGCGCCGCCTGCCCCGTCACCCGCCTCACCCCCCGCGGCGTGGCCCCCGCCGCCGGCGCCCTGCTCTGGGAACTCCCGGGCTGGGCGGGCCCGGTGGACCTGCTCCTGATCGCCACCCCGGACGGCAGCGAGCCCGGCCTCTCGCTCCTCGTCGAGCAGGCCTACCGGCGCGGCCTCACCGTCGTCGCCGTCTGCCCGCCCCGCGCCCCGCTCACCGACACGGTCGCCGGCGCCCACGGCCTCTCCGTACCGATGGCGACCGCCCCCTACGAGCCGCAGGCCCCGGCCGCCGCCTCGGCGCCCGGCTCCCTGTGGGCGCTGCTCACCCCGCTGCTCGCGCTGCTCGACCGCACCGGCCTCCTGGCCGCTCCGCCCGACGCCCTGCAGAAGGTCGCCGACCGCCTCGACCGGGTCGCCGAGCGCTGCGGCCCCGCCATCGCGACCTACAGCAACCCCGCCAAGACCCTTGCCTCCGAGCTCGCCGAGGCACTCCCGGTGATCTGGACCGAGGGCGACTCCGCGGGCCCGGCCGGCCGCCGCTTCGTCGCCGCCCTGGCCGAGCTCGCCGGCCGCCCCGCGCTCACCGCCGAACTGCCGGAGGCGCTGGCCGCGCACAGCGTGCTCCTGGCGGGCACGCTGGCCGCGGGCGCCGACCCCGACGACTTCTTCCGCGACCGCGTCGAGGACGCACAGGTCCTGCACGCGCGCGTGGTTTTGCTGCGGGACCGCCCGGCCGGCGGCCGCACCGCCGCCCCGGCCGCCCGCGAGCTGGCCCTCGGCCACGACACGCCGATCAGCGAACTGGAACCGGAGGAGGGCGACGACCTCGTGACGCTCGCCGAGCTGATCGCCACGACGGACTTCGCCGCCGTCTACCTCGCGCTCGCCTCGACGGCCTGA
- a CDS encoding cation diffusion facilitator family transporter → MSASGGTKAIVAALAANLAIAVAKFVAFLFSGSSSMLAESVHSLADSGNQGLLLLGGKKAQREATSQHPFGYGRERYIYAFLVSIVLFSVGGMFAIYEGYEKIKHPHELEHWYWPVGVLVFAIIAEGFSFRTAIKESNQTRGKESWTDFVRHAKAPELPVVLLEDLGALVGLVLALGGVGLALATGDGVWDGIGTLCIGILLIAIAIILAAETKSLLLGESAGTEAVRKIEAAVVDGDTVTGIIHMRTLHLGPEELLVAAKIAVQHDDTAAEVASAINAAESRIREAVPIARVIYLEPDIYNRAEAAKGADPEASPGGPAPTAAH, encoded by the coding sequence ATGAGCGCGTCAGGCGGCACCAAGGCGATCGTGGCGGCACTCGCCGCCAACCTCGCCATCGCGGTAGCGAAGTTCGTGGCGTTCCTCTTCAGCGGTTCGTCGTCGATGCTCGCCGAGTCCGTGCACTCGCTCGCCGACTCCGGCAACCAGGGCCTGCTGCTCCTCGGCGGCAAGAAGGCCCAGCGCGAGGCGACCTCCCAGCACCCCTTCGGCTACGGCCGCGAGCGGTACATCTACGCCTTCCTCGTCTCGATCGTCCTGTTCTCGGTCGGCGGCATGTTCGCGATCTACGAGGGCTACGAGAAGATCAAGCACCCGCACGAGCTCGAGCACTGGTACTGGCCGGTCGGCGTCCTCGTCTTCGCGATCATCGCCGAGGGCTTCTCCTTCCGGACGGCCATCAAGGAGTCCAACCAGACGCGCGGCAAGGAGTCCTGGACGGACTTCGTACGCCACGCCAAGGCGCCCGAGCTGCCGGTCGTCCTCCTGGAGGACCTGGGCGCGCTGGTCGGTCTGGTCCTCGCGCTCGGCGGCGTCGGCCTGGCCCTCGCCACCGGTGACGGCGTCTGGGACGGTATCGGCACCCTCTGCATCGGCATCCTGCTCATCGCCATCGCGATCATCCTGGCCGCCGAGACCAAGTCGCTGCTCCTGGGCGAGTCCGCCGGCACCGAAGCGGTCCGGAAGATCGAGGCCGCCGTCGTCGACGGCGACACCGTCACCGGCATCATCCACATGCGCACGCTCCACCTCGGCCCCGAGGAACTCCTCGTCGCCGCGAAGATCGCCGTCCAGCACGACGACACGGCCGCCGAGGTCGCCTCGGCGATCAACGCCGCCGAGTCCCGCATCCGCGAGGCCGTCCCGATCGCCCGCGTCATCTACCTCGAGCCCGACATCTACAACCGGGCCGAGGCCGCCAAGGGCGCGGACCCGGAGGCCTCACCGGGCGGTCCCGCTCCGACCGCCGCACACTGA
- a CDS encoding L-lactate permease, with protein sequence MYVQELEPVADSLGLSALVATLPLVIVLVLLGGVRMKAHLAGLIGLAAAVLVATLVYGMPAGQTLSSAAQGALFGLFPILWIVVNALWVYRMTVRTRHFDILRRSFGRLSDDPRIQALVVAFCFGALLEALAGFGAPVAICSVMLVALGFDPVRAAVVALVANTAPVAFGAMGTPVVTLAQVTDLPLDTVASVVGRQTPLLALVVPLVLVFLVDGRRGLRETWVPALACGVAFAVAQFAASNYLSPQLADIGAALAGAGALMAVPHARRPAAEPVRAAVLTGTRSEDLDEEDPRREVLRAYAPYALIVVIFSIAQIPPVKDLLAKATRVFDWPFLNVVNPDGDPVGGNVFTWPAVSTGGTLVLLAGMGTAVVLGVHARVALREWAATVHELRFAILTVTSVLALAYVMNLSGQAATIGHFVAAAGAGLAFLSPVLGWFGVAVSGSDTSANALFGALQVTAARESGLSPELLAAANSSGGVLGKMISPQNLTIACAAVGLAGREGDLLRKVLPWSLGLLLVMCLIVVGQSSPVLDWMLP encoded by the coding sequence GTGTACGTCCAGGAACTCGAGCCCGTGGCCGACTCGCTCGGTCTGTCCGCGCTCGTCGCGACCCTGCCCCTCGTCATCGTCCTCGTCCTGCTCGGCGGGGTCCGCATGAAGGCGCACCTGGCCGGCCTCATCGGCCTCGCGGCGGCCGTCCTGGTCGCCACGCTCGTGTACGGCATGCCGGCCGGCCAGACGCTCTCCAGCGCCGCGCAGGGAGCGCTGTTCGGCCTCTTCCCCATCCTGTGGATCGTCGTCAACGCCCTCTGGGTGTACCGGATGACCGTCCGCACCCGGCACTTCGACATCCTGCGCCGCTCCTTCGGACGGCTCTCCGACGACCCGCGCATCCAGGCGCTCGTCGTCGCGTTCTGCTTCGGCGCGCTCCTGGAGGCCCTCGCGGGCTTCGGTGCGCCCGTCGCCATCTGCTCGGTGATGCTCGTCGCGCTCGGCTTCGACCCCGTCCGCGCCGCGGTGGTCGCGCTGGTCGCCAACACCGCCCCGGTCGCCTTCGGAGCGATGGGCACACCGGTCGTGACGCTGGCCCAGGTCACCGACCTGCCCCTGGACACCGTCGCCTCCGTGGTGGGCCGTCAGACCCCGCTGCTGGCCCTGGTGGTGCCCCTGGTGCTGGTCTTCCTGGTGGACGGGCGGCGGGGCCTGCGCGAGACCTGGGTGCCCGCGCTGGCGTGCGGAGTCGCCTTCGCCGTGGCCCAGTTCGCCGCCTCCAACTACCTCTCGCCCCAACTCGCCGACATCGGGGCCGCCCTGGCCGGAGCGGGCGCGCTGATGGCGGTGCCGCACGCGCGCAGGCCCGCCGCCGAACCCGTACGGGCCGCGGTCCTGACGGGCACCCGCAGCGAGGACCTGGACGAGGAGGACCCGCGCCGTGAGGTACTGCGCGCGTACGCCCCGTACGCGCTGATCGTCGTGATCTTCTCCATCGCCCAGATCCCGCCCGTCAAGGACCTGCTGGCGAAGGCGACCCGCGTCTTCGACTGGCCCTTCCTGAACGTCGTGAACCCGGACGGCGACCCCGTCGGCGGCAACGTCTTCACCTGGCCGGCCGTGTCCACCGGCGGCACCCTGGTGCTGCTCGCCGGGATGGGCACGGCGGTCGTCCTCGGGGTGCACGCGCGCGTGGCGCTCAGGGAATGGGCGGCCACCGTCCACGAACTGCGGTTCGCGATCCTCACCGTCACCTCCGTCCTGGCGCTCGCCTACGTGATGAACCTGTCCGGACAGGCGGCCACGATCGGCCACTTCGTGGCGGCGGCCGGCGCGGGGCTCGCCTTCCTGTCGCCCGTCCTCGGCTGGTTCGGTGTGGCCGTCTCCGGATCGGACACCTCGGCCAACGCGCTCTTCGGCGCCCTCCAGGTGACCGCGGCGAGGGAGTCCGGCCTGTCCCCCGAGCTCCTGGCGGCCGCCAACAGCTCGGGCGGCGTCCTCGGCAAGATGATCTCGCCGCAGAACCTCACGATCGCCTGCGCGGCGGTCGGGCTCGCCGGCCGCGAGGGGGACCTGCTGCGCAAGGTGCTGCCCTGGAGCCTCGGACTCCTGCTGGTCATGTGCCTGATCGTCGTCGGACAGAGCTCGCCGGTCCTGGACTGGATGCTCCCGTAA
- a CDS encoding phosphomannomutase/phosphoglucomutase, whose product MTADLSQLVKAYDVRGVVPDQWDETLAELFGAAFAQVTGATAIVTGHDMRPSSPGLSRAFARGAAARGVDVTEIGLCSTDQLYYASGAFGLPGAMFTASHNPARYNGIKMCRAGAAPVGQDTGLTEIRELVESWTDSGAPSSDATPGTVGRRDTLEDYAAHLRGLVDLSSIRPLKVVVDAGNGMGGHTVPTVFAGLPLELVPMYFELDGTFPNHEANPLDPANLVDLRKRVREESADLGIAFDGDADRCFVVDERGEPVSPSAVTALVAARELARYGGRGTVIHNLITSWSVPEVVRENGGTPVRTRVGHSFIKAEMAASGAIFGGEHSAHYYFKDFWNADTGMLAALHVLAALGGQEGTLSALVAQYDRYAGSGEINSTVDDQAGRIAAIRTAYEGREGVTLDELDGLTVTAADWWFNVRPSNTEPLLRLNAEARDEATMTEVRDEALAIIRG is encoded by the coding sequence GTGACCGCTGATCTGTCACAGCTCGTCAAGGCGTACGACGTACGCGGAGTGGTCCCGGACCAGTGGGACGAGACGCTCGCCGAGCTGTTCGGTGCGGCCTTCGCCCAGGTGACGGGAGCGACCGCGATCGTGACCGGGCACGACATGCGCCCCTCGTCGCCGGGTCTGTCGCGGGCCTTCGCGCGCGGGGCGGCGGCGCGCGGCGTCGACGTCACCGAGATCGGCCTCTGCTCGACGGACCAGCTGTACTACGCGTCGGGGGCGTTCGGCCTGCCCGGCGCGATGTTCACGGCCTCGCACAACCCGGCCCGCTACAACGGCATCAAGATGTGCCGGGCGGGCGCGGCCCCCGTCGGCCAGGACACCGGCCTCACCGAGATCCGCGAGCTCGTCGAGTCCTGGACCGACTCCGGAGCCCCGTCCTCGGACGCGACGCCGGGCACGGTCGGCCGGCGCGACACGCTGGAGGACTACGCGGCGCACCTGCGCGGCCTCGTCGACCTGTCCTCGATACGCCCCCTGAAGGTCGTGGTGGACGCGGGCAACGGCATGGGCGGGCACACCGTCCCGACCGTCTTCGCCGGCCTGCCCCTCGAACTCGTCCCGATGTACTTCGAACTGGACGGCACGTTCCCGAACCACGAGGCGAACCCGCTGGACCCGGCGAACCTCGTCGACCTGCGCAAGCGCGTCCGCGAGGAGTCCGCCGACCTCGGCATCGCCTTCGACGGCGACGCCGACCGCTGCTTCGTCGTCGACGAACGCGGCGAGCCGGTCTCCCCGTCCGCGGTCACCGCCCTGGTCGCCGCACGCGAGCTGGCCAGGTACGGCGGCAGGGGCACGGTCATCCACAACCTGATCACCTCCTGGTCGGTCCCCGAGGTCGTCCGGGAGAACGGCGGCACACCGGTCCGCACCCGCGTCGGCCACTCCTTCATCAAGGCCGAAATGGCCGCCTCCGGCGCCATCTTCGGCGGCGAGCACTCCGCGCACTACTACTTCAAGGACTTCTGGAACGCCGACACGGGCATGCTCGCGGCGCTCCACGTCCTGGCCGCCCTCGGCGGCCAGGAGGGCACGCTCTCCGCGCTCGTCGCCCAGTACGACCGCTACGCGGGCTCGGGCGAGATCAACTCCACGGTCGACGACCAGGCGGGCCGCATCGCCGCGATCAGGACGGCGTACGAGGGCCGCGAGGGTGTCACCCTCGACGAACTCGACGGCCTCACCGTCACGGCCGCCGACTGGTGGTTCAACGTCCGCCCCTCCAACACGGAACCGCTCCTGCGCCTGAACGCGGAGGCCCGCGACGAGGCGACGATGACCGAGGTCCGGGACGAGGCACTGGCGATCATCAGGGGCTGA